The region gatgggacccttgagcacgtccttgcggaagagcatgaatatgagtgttgtgctcttggggacgagcagggagtaaaaagtAATAAATGTGGGTCCAGGACCACGTCTGTACTCTTTGGCAAGAGTACGGATGTGAATGCTCGGTGGGAAGAGGTGTAGAGATCTCtctgtctatatatatatatagaaagatGGAATCACGATAATAAACACATTAGTAGGAGAGAGAGAGGCAATGGGAAGATCCGCTTGCTGCTCAAAAGTGGGATTGAGGAGAGGGCCATGGTCTGCCAAAGAAGACTCTCTTCTCTCCTCTTACATCCAACAACACGGCGAAGGCCAATGGCGTTCTCTCCCCAAAAAAGCAGGTATAGTATTTTTgtgtataaatataattaattaattgactaACTGATTTGAGTTTAAATGGTTGAAATTGAAACAGAGCTGCTGAGGTGTGGAAAGAGCTGCAGATTGAGATGGATGAACTATCTACGGCCAGGGATCAAGAGAGGCAACATAAGCGAAGACGAAGAGGATCTGATCGTGCGGCTGCACCGCCTCCTCGGGAATCGATGGTCCCTGATCGCCGGCAGATTGCCAGGTCGAACCGACAATGAGATTAAAAACTACTGGAACACTCATCTCTTCAAAAAACTCAATTCCGATTccaaaccaccaccaccaccctccACCGCAGCTAAGAAAAAGAAGCCGTCTAAGAAGACCGCCGCCACCGCGCCGCCGGAGATCGAAACTGCTAAAGTCTTCTCGCCCAAACCTACTAGAATTTCCTCTGCTTTTCTGAGGAACGAGAGCTACGACAGCTTGGGCAGCAGCAGATCGTCGAGCAGCGAGGtcgtggcggcggcggcggccgcCGTGCCGGAGATGGAGTTCTACCACTTCTCCGATTCGTTCGGCGGAGAGATGTGGGAGCAGGTGTACGCTGAGTATATGCAgcttctttaattaattaattaattaattatagtaattaattaaataaataagtggATGGAAAAAAGCAAAACTGGCGGCTTTTATCGTTTTATTATTGTCTCTTTATGTCTGCGCCTCATCATTATTAATTCTATTATTGCTACTACTATTTCTGCTTacttttcctttcttcttcttttgttttcATAAATTTAGTGCTTAGATTTGCTAATTGTGACATACTCCAATGAGACTTTTCAAAACATTGAACATGCCCGCCAACGGAGGTAAAAGATTTGAAATTACTTACTTATTTCTACAACTAATTATcggaaaaattattaaatttagttAAATTATACTGTACTCATGTGTAcctttgaaaatgaaataaaaaaatcatgaatctTGAATTCGATCACAAGTATCCCATGACAAAAAAGTACTTCGAACATGAActgaaaaaattatgaaaattgaaTTCGGTCACAAGTATcccatgaaaaaaaaatcagttcGACTGATTGTAATATATTGTTAATGTTTTTTTGTCGTTTTTATGTATATTGACGTCGATGTATGATTTTCTTGACATCAAAAAAATTGGGCACAATGTAAAAATAGTGGAACGAACTAGAATTTGACTAAAAATTGGTTGTTTTAGCGAGAATTTGCGTAGGCTTATAGTAGTATATAGTTTGATTTCATATGTTATGACATGACATTGCATTAAAATTATCATTGCTTTATGTCTGTGTCAAAGGTTAGCATAGTTATCACGTGATACATTTCCCTCgaaaaggaaagtgagtattTTAATAGAACAAGTGGATAGAAATCCATTGAGATCTCAACACCACCTTTTTTGATGGCTTTGTTTACGTTTTTCAATTCATCTTATATTCAACTCATCATATTTCATGAAGCCATCATTAATTGTTAACCAAATTAATCCGCTTCCAGCTACTTTTACTGCATGATAAATTGCTTgattagtagtataaaattagtgtgccactataacaaaaaaataggGACTCCCTTTTGCCTATGAAATAAATGTTCCATCTAACTTGtcataaatttatataaatataatgggTCTTACATTTCTACTTATATACGTatgtaataaaatataaataaaattagctaGTTAAACGTGTTATATTCACTTACCAAAATaggttttacatttttttaccaTACGTTCCCATTCTACCTAAAAGAATATTAGACCTTTCGAAatatgtgattgcattattgTATTTGTTTGCATTTGCATCTTATCATGAAGTAAATGCATTATGATCACACTCTTAATTAATGAATAGTGTTTCAATGCTAGAAACTTCTACCATAGCtcaattcaaattttgattatCCAACCTAATTTCAATCTGGAAACCTTTGGCCTATAACTTAATTAATACGCAATAATAGCTACTACTTCCTAGTTTCAACTTTGAAACTTTTATCCTCAACTTTAAAATTTGTATCCTATAACTTTATTTAAAGTTCTATTATTGTGTAAATGCAATTGATGCCCTACTTAAACAATTTTGTGCATTATTGGTGTACGATTATGTCAACCATGTTTCTAATGTTTAATA is a window of Salvia splendens isolate huo1 chromosome 3, SspV2, whole genome shotgun sequence DNA encoding:
- the LOC121793352 gene encoding transcription factor MYB1-like, which gives rise to MGRSACCSKVGLRRGPWSAKEDSLLSSYIQQHGEGQWRSLPKKAELLRCGKSCRLRWMNYLRPGIKRGNISEDEEDLIVRLHRLLGNRWSLIAGRLPGRTDNEIKNYWNTHLFKKLNSDSKPPPPPSTAAKKKKPSKKTAATAPPEIETAKVFSPKPTRISSAFLRNESYDSLGSSRSSSSEVVAAAAAAVPEMEFYHFSDSFGGEMWEQVYAEYMQLL